Within the Telopea speciosissima isolate NSW1024214 ecotype Mountain lineage chromosome 4, Tspe_v1, whole genome shotgun sequence genome, the region CTTGGTGCTAATCCCTTCTTCTCTGTTCGGTGCAATGGATTTTGATTTGGGTTCCATCGCCAATTTTATGGAGACGGAGAATTTGCAAGTTTTCAGGGATACCGTCCTCTCTCCTTTggataagaagaataaaaggaagGAAGCGCCAATCGAACAGAAAAAGGAGCTCCTGTGGAAAGAACCCAAGAAGAACATCCCTCCCTCGGCCTCTAGGGGTCATAAGAATCTTGGTCAACATCTGAGCAAAAAGAAGGCGTCCTCCTCCCCCGATCATACTGAACAGGATGAGGGCTCTCTCGTAGTTTTTTTTGGTGCCCCCTTGTTGGAAGGTGTCAATAAGGATAAGGGTAAGGAGAAGGTGATCTCGGACTTGTTTGTCCCTAAGTGGTCGGTGTGAACCGAACAAAAAGTGATCGAGGATGCAGATGCTGCCGAGCATTTGGCGTTAACCTGCATTCCCCCAGCTGACTAGGATGTCCTCTCAGATATGAAGGATGATGCGCTAGAGAATACCACCCTTGCACCGGCCTATGAGGTAACGCTTTCTTCTATTGGTGATTTCATGATTTCAGTTTATCTTTACTGACTTTCCTTATTGCAGGCTTTGGCCTTTGCTTCTGGTTTGGtacagaagaagagaaagattgCCACTGTATACAGCCAACTGAAGAAGGATTGCAGGGAGCTAAAGCGAACCTGCCTTGACAGAAACGATCAGATCCATTCTCTAGTTGTGGAGGTGAAATTGTTGACGGAAGTAAAGAGTGTCGCGAAGAAGACCCATGCTGCGGCAGACAGTAGTCTTGCAGCCGCTGAGAAGTGTATTGAGGATCTCTGCCTATCCAATAAAAGGGCTGAGGAAGAACTGAGTAAGAAGGACCAGCTGGTGAAGAACCAGAAAAAGGAGATTGCGAGCTTGAAGTCTAAATTGGGGGATTCTAGTGCCAAGGCCATGGAAGCCTATCTTTGCTCGGAGACCAACACCAGGGAGCACATAAAGACTGCTTCCAAGATTTGTTTGTAGGTGGCCCACTCTATCTGGGAGCAGGTAAAGGAAAAGCATCCTGATTTTGACTTTCAAAGTATATCTGAGGTGTAATATATGCTCATCCGGGTTAAGTCGGGGGCCTATATTCCTACTTCGACTAGGGGACAACTGGTGATTCTACTGCCACGTCCTCCTTCCTTGACTACACAAGTGGCAAGTACTGAGGCTGGGGGGTTCCACCTCTGTGGTGGTGGCTGAGGAGACTGGGACTGGGGCTACCGAGCAAACCAAGGTGGTTGAGAAGGTTTTCGAGCAAGGCACCGAGCAGGGCGCTGACCTGGCAGATGGAACCTCATCCCTGTTAACCGCAGATGAAACAATGCCTACTCCGGATGCTCAGGATCTGAAAGATTCTGCTTTAGTTTagctcttctctctttttctttctagtttttgGGCATGTTCTTTTATTTAGATGATCTTGTTTGTAATTTCCCATGCAAAACATTTATTATCTAAGCCCCTTTTAATGCCTCGTTTACTGTGCTATTAATGAGATTCAAACAAAAGTTGAACTATTGCTTCCCTTCAAAAACCTTTTTGCATATTTCGAAAAGCATAGGTGTAATGGGGGCCTGCTGCGTGGCCCCTTGCAGACCTCTCTTAAATTTGGGATATTGCCTTTTAGGATTCCCTTTTGATCTGGGCCATCCATTCCTCCATAAATagtacttcttccctcttctttctttacctTTCTCTACTTCTTTCATTTGGAGTGAAGCCATGGACTTTTTCTATGGGTTTCTTCCCTACCTTTCTCTGGAAGCCCTCTTATATCTTTGGTGTTGCAACTGCCATTGTTTCTATGGCTAAACCGGGTGTCTACTTTTTATGCTGTCCTTCTTCTTGGTGAAGTTGCTTTTAGCTTCGACCTTTAATCGACATTTGGCCCCATAGCTTCAACCTTCAATCGACACACAGTGTCTTTTGTAGTTCCAAGCTGGTGGGCTACCTCTTCGTGTGGTGTGCCCCTACCAATGCTTGGTGCAGTCATGCCATCACGGAGAGGAGGAAAGTTAAGGGGGTTGTTTCCTGCCTTCCCTAACCTCCTCAGAGTTCGAGGAAGGGAGATTTTCCATAAGCAatgcattggaggaccaaagcCAGCGCCTTCcttatcatcttcaacctccttGTCTTTGGCAGGGGTAGGAGGCTGCCCGTGGCATCTGTTCCATCTTTAGAGGAGCTCAAAGATGTCAGTATGGTGATTTCCATTTGGCAAAATAGTCTCCCTAGGCTTCTCAGGGTCGCGTTGGGCCATGGGATGTTGCATCATAAATGTCAGAGTTGATCATAATCGCCCTGGCATTCTTGTTATAGCTACACCTATCTCACACTTCTTAGCCTCTACTTCCCTCGTCCCCCAGATCTCCTCTCTGGTGAGTCAAGTCAACGCTCTGCATGCTTGTGGTTTAGGCGCACCTCGCTCTTGTTTCATTTCTGTTGCACGGGAGAAGCGTTCACGCGCAGCCAAGCATGCTCTATATCTTGTACAACTTTTAGTTCTTATTCCAACATTGTTAGAAATAATCATGTATTTGTTATACACCTCAGTATTTGTCAATAAAGAGCTTTCTACTATTTGActtgtttcttctatttttctttaatttttggtCCTCTTGTCGTAACTTCTCTGCATGTCTACCGATCATGCAATCCATACTAGTGATACCCTCAATCTTATGGTCGGCACACCGTTAAGTTTGAAACACCACCATGGTGTAACTTGCAATTGTGGCCGGAAGATCACTGACTGTTTTTACGGAGTGCCACTATGGTGccactcaccattatggtcagatgaccattgattgtttttGTGAAACGCCATTATGGttcaactcaccattatggtcggatcaCTATTGATTGtttttgtggaacgccactatagtgaaactcaccattatggttgggtGACCAtcgattatttttgtggaacgccactatggtgtaactctaactcaccattatgatcGGATGACCATCGATTATTTTTGtagaacgccactatggtggaactcaccattatggtcagatgaccattgattgtttttGCGGAATGCCACTATGATGCAAcccaccattatggtcagatgaccattgattatttttgagaacttcaccaaaaaaaataaataacatgtGAAACTTACTTATAAAAATGAATCATTGCTCCCAAAAATGAATATCAAATATTGATGCCTTTATTGAACGTAGTAATACGAGCATTTGAAACAATCCAAAGCTGATTTAAAATAAACGAGGACTGACCTTATTGATAGAATTTTCTCAAGTTTTTTGAATTCCATGACTGCGGTATGGGTATCCCCTCCCAAGTCTCCAAATGGTAAGCTCCTGGCGctacttgtttggagatttTATACGCTCCTTGCCAATTGGGTGCTAGCTTTCCCATGGCTCTCGGATCAAAGGCCTCTACTTTACGAAGtacaaggactccttggtgaaacATTCTTGGTTTCACTTAGGCATTACAATGGTGTGTTGTCTATTGTTGGTGCGCGGCATTCCTTACACGTGTAGTTTCTCGGATTTCCTCCAACAGGTCCAAATTTGCTCTTAATTCTTctgtattattttcttgatcatAGAGTTGTACCCTTAATGAAGTCTCTCCTATTTCCACAGGGAACACTGCCTCGGCTCCATATGTCAACATAAATGGCGTTTCACATGTGGCGAGTCTGGTGgtggttcggtatgcccacaaaATGCTCGGCAGCTCCTCAACCCACAACCCTTTGGCTGTCTCCTGCTTCTTTTTTATCCCATCCAGTAGGATTTTGTTCATGGCTTCAGCCAAGCCGTTAGATTGGGGATGTGCCACCGAGGTCTTACGTAGCTGAATCTCATACTGATCACTGAATTCCTAAAATTTTTGCTCAAATTGCTTTCCATTATTTATGATAAGGGTCCTCGAAATGCCAAATCTGTATATGatggaaaggaggaagaacatCCACACCTTCGCAGCTGAGATTAATGCCAATGCCTCTGCCTCCActcacttggtgaagtaatcaactGCCACCACCATAAATTATCTATCTCCTGATGCTTATGGGAATGGACCCtaaatgtccatcccccactaTACGAAAGGTAATGGGCTAGAGATAGAAGTGAGCTCAGTTGTCGATTGACGTGTGATCGGTGCGAAAGTTTGGAATTTAATGCATTTGCGTACAAAACTCATTGCCTCTTTTcgtagatatggccaaaagtatCCCTGCCTGATGATCTTGTGAGCCAAtgctatgccccccaagtgttgtccacaAATGCCTGTATGGATTTCCCTGAGGACGTATTCAGCTTCAGATGGCCTAAGACATTTCAAATAGGGTATGGCATAGGCCTTCTTGTACAGTACCCCTCCGATCATTATATACCGTGTTGCTCTCATCCTTGTCTTTTTggtttcctctttatttattggGAGTGTGCCCCCTTAGAGATAGGATATGAGGGGGTCCATCCGGCAAGGCTCAACTTCAATGGGGAGTATGTCCTCGGTTTCTTCTATACTTGGTGCGACGAGACTGTCTATGTACACCGTTTGGCCTAGGTCTTGAAACTCCGAGGTGGCTAGCCTAGCGAGCTCATCTGGAGAGGCGTTCTGTGCTTGGAGCACCTGTAATATTTGAAAGCAAGTAAACCCATCAATTAGGTTGCATACCTTTCCTAGATATTACGCCATGCGCGGTTCCTTCGCTTCATATTCTCCATTGACTTGATTAAGCACTAACTGAGAATCACTGTGCACAGTGAGGTTCTTTATCATCAGACTTTTTGCCAGATTCAAACCAACAATTagggcttcatactctgctCCATTATTTGTGGTTTGGAACTCAAATCTTAGCGTGTATTACACCAAGAATCCCTCTAGACTTGTCAATATTAGGCCTGCACCACATCCGTTGCTACTGGACGAACCGTCCACATACAGGGTCCAGGATTCTGCTAACTCCCTAGCACCGTCCTCTAGTGTTACCTCATCATCTGGAAAAGTGCATTCGACGATGAAGTCTACGAGTGCCTGAGCCTTGATGGTGGTGCGGGGCTTGTATTGGATGTCAAGTTCTCTGAGTTCTACCGACCATTCTACCAGTCGTCCAGAATGGTCATGTTTGGCCAAAATTTTGTTCAAAGGTTGGTTTGTTATTACCTCTAAGGTATAGGCTTGAAAGTAGGGTCTTAGCTTTTGTGCAGCCATTACCAGAGCAGAAGCATACTTCTCGACATTGTTATGTCTGGTTTCTGCATCTAAGAGCACCTTGCTGACATAGTAGATTGGCCTTTGCACCCAACCATCTTCTCGGATTAATACCACTCTCACTGTGGCCACAGTAATGGCTAAATAGAGCTGAAGAGTGTCCTCTGGTTCTGTCTTGGTTAAGAGTAGTGGGTTGGTCaaatattttcttaaatctgtgAATGTTGTTTGACATTCTTCTGTCCATTCAAAAGTTAGCCTAGTTCCTTTTGCCTGTCTCTCCCGGGCTCTATTTTTCAATGCCTTAAAGAAAGGGATGCAACGGTCTCTAAAACCTGAGACAAACCTCCTGAGTGCCGCCATTCTCCCTGTTAGCTCTTGTAGGTCCTTGACTCTGCCCGGTGGTCGCATTTCTAGTATGGCTTTGATTTTGGCCAAACTGGCCTCTATTCCCCTTCTGGAGACCATAAAACTGAAGAATTTCCCTGAGGTAACCCCAAAGGCACACTTGGTCGGATTCAACTTCATTTTGCTTTTCTTCAAGACTTGGAATGCCTCCTCTAGGTCGGTGATATGGTTTGATGCCTTCAAATTTTTTActagcatatcatctacatatatacTTTCATATTGTGCCCTATTTGACCTTTACAGATGCGATTCATCAAATGCTGATAGGTGGCTCctgcatttttcaacccaaagggCATACGGCTGTAACAGTATGTATCCCTTTCGGCGATGAAGGAAGTCTTCAAGATATACTTCTCAAACATTCTAATCTGATTATACCCGgaataggcgtccatgaaacttaacATTTCATAGCCGACCATTGCATCTATTAGTACATCAATGCGAGGTaaagggtagtagtctttagggcatgctttattcaaatcagtaaAATCGATACACATCCACAATTTACCATTAGGCTTGGGCACCACTACAGCATTGGAAAGCTATTCAGGTTAGATGGCCTTTTCTATGAACCCTGCTTCTAATAGCTTGATCACCTCTTCAATCACCTTCTCTTGTCGCTTTGAGGCAAAGGTCCTTTTCAAAAATCAACTTGGAGGTAGGATATACACTGAGCCTATGTTCGGCCAGCCCTCGATCTGCTCCGACATGTCTAATGCCTACCATGAGAATATATCGGCATTGGTCCCTAAGAAATCCACAAGGCTATTCCTCTGCTCGCATCTCAGGCCCGCTCCAATTTGCACGGTACAGCTCCTATCTCCTTCAATAATTTCTATGGGGACCAAATCTTCCGCTGGTTCTGTCTTTCATGCGCTGGGTTGTCCCTATCATCTTCTAGGTTAATTAGGAGCGTTTGAGGTTCCTTACCCTTGGCCCTCAAGTAGCCCTTTTAGCATTTTCGAGAGGTTATCTGGCTTCCTCGACATTCTCCGATTCCCTGATTGGTAGGGAGCTTCATCACTAGGTGGAGGGTGGAGACCACGGCCTGCACAGAGTGTTGAGTCCTGGTCATCCTAGTATCCCGTTGTGTGTAGAGTTCACCTTCACGACCAAAAATTCCATCATCACCGTAGAGAGTTTGGGTTCCGTCCCTACCATCACCAACAATTCGATTGACCCCTTCACATGCCCCGGGGCTCCATTAAATCCATACAAAGGAGATTCAACCCTCTTCAGCATCTCGGGTTTCAGGTGCATTTTCTCAAATGCGTCATAATACAAGATGTCAATCGAGCTTCCATTATCCACAAGGATCCTGGCCACTGTACAATTGGCAAAAGTCATTTTGATTACCAAGGCATCAACATGGGGAGATTGTATGTCGGATAAATCTTCATTTGAGAACTTGATTTGATGGTCggtccttcttctcttatcgGGCACTTCCGTTTAGAAAACGCACCTAGCATGATTCTTTCTAGAGTTGGAGGATTTGCCTCCTAGCCCCGGGCCTCCATATATTGTGGCAATTTCCCTGAGTGGGGCATTCTCGATATGTCCTTTCCCCCTTACCCGGTCTTCCCTATCCAACCGAGCAAGTGATTTGGCCTTCTCCTCGGACTCCTGGGGACGGTACTCCTGCCTCCTTTCATTACCATCTTTCTTGACAAATTGGCTCAAAAGGCCCCTCTGGATGAGGGCTTCGATCTCGTCCTTCAATTGCCTACAGTCCTCAGTATCATGACCATGGCCTTGATGAGATTTGCAGTATTTACTCTTTGTTGCGCTCGTGCGCGGGTTTGACCATCTTGGTAGGCCAACGCAAGGTCACCTGGTCCTTTATCTCATTCAAGATATATGCTCGATTGTGTGTGAGGGCCGTGTAAATAGACTCTAGGCCTACATCGTTCTTTGTAACCCAGACTTtgttgtctctctttctctttccctctttctgtTCTCTACCGTGCTTCGGGCCGTTCTCCCCAACCTGTGCATCTTTCTTTCCTTGaattttcttcttgggtttgccttctttttcttgttcaacTGCAAGAACTTCGGCCAGGTTGATGTGCTTTTTGCAACTTGAGAAAAGTGCATACATGTTCGCCGGTTCATCCATGATCAGGGACCTTTTTAACTCGACATCCCTGATGCTGCTGCGCAGAGCCTAGAACTTCACAATCTGGTCTAAGTTTTGCACCTCCAGTGCCTCCTTGTTGAATCTCGTGAGAAAGTCTCTGATAGACTCATCGGGGTGCTGGTTTATAGCCAAAAGATTTGCGGTTGTCTTCTTGTGGACTCTGCTACTCATGAAGTGGGCAAGAAAAGCCCGCCCAAGCTCCACGAAGTTGGTCAAGGAGTGTGGCCAGAGGTGCGGGAACCATTGTCTCACCGCCCCCTTTAGGGTGAAGGGAAATGCTCTACACATTATGGCATCGAAAGCGCCCTGAAAGAACATCAATGACTTAAAAGTTCCCAGGTGATCTTCCGGATCCGCCGTGCCCGCATACTGCTTAATCGCACTCATCTTGAATTTCTTCGACAGAGGTTCCGCCCAGATCTTGTCAGTAAAGGCCAGATCGGTAGTGAAATGGAAGTCGTGATTTAGGGCTAGGTTCTTTCCTCTCATGACCTCCTGGATTTGATCCTGCAGTTCCAGTACTTTATCATTTAAAGCTTGTTAGACCTTGGTCATCTGGGAACCTTGGCGCTTTCTGTTCCCTTGGACTTCTTTATCCTTTCGCCACGCATTATTCGAGTTGCTGTGGCTCTCGCTGTGCTCAAGGGAAGGGGTTCTTTCCCTTGCCTGCGGTGGACGTGGTGGTATCTGGATCCCTTGTAAGAAATTGCATTGTAGCTCTACCATCTGATCCATCTTGTCCTGCCACCGTCACATACCGCAATGGGTCTCCGGGGAGTCTTTGCTGAGACTCCTCTTGCTGGGATTCATTCACCTCTAAGATTGGATCATCGGCTTCATGGTGAGAGCTTGCAGGTCCTCCCAGAGCTCGTCCATAAGCGACGGCAAGAGCAGCGACTATCGTAGTGGCGGCAGCGGCCCTAGAAATCTTGGATTGATTCCGGGTGTTTGTCATGGTGGAATCCTCGTAGGTTTCTATTCTTCGTTCCCATAGATGGTGCCAAagaatgttgcacaaagaatgatAATCGAGGAAAGATCCTCAAACACTGCAACTTTCAAGCTAGCCTGGGCTAGAAGGGATTAGGGAGAACAAAGACTACTCTTTagtgtttcttgatttctctattgacCAAAAGAATGAGATTACATGGGTGCATAGAcccttatttatacaagtttcttcccatctccctttTCCTGATCCCCCTTGGATTCGCCAAAGGGCTTTCCTTCCTGGTAAGGTGGTCCCCCTGTGCTCAGATTAGGAAACCCTTCCAAGAAGAGGGATCCTCTCCTCAGATCTCAGGATCCTATATCTTCTCGCACGTGAATTACGGTTATCAGCCTTCACCCACTTGGAAGTTCTCAACTGATCCTGTTGATGTGTCTAGACCAGTATAACCGTTTCGTTTATGGTCTCACCTTTTCTGGCCATGGGCCAATTACTTGTAATCCAAGTCGTTCCACGTGTCAAGCCTTGGTTGGGTAGGTAAAGTACGGTGTATCAGGTAGGATCAGGCTTTCATGACCTAGCGGGTATTCAGGATGTTAGGATGATCGTCCAAAGTCTTATCTTCAGATTAAAATCTTGAGGACACGAAATCAAGCAGATCATGCTGTTTCTTCACCTTATATGGGGCATCTAGATTGCGTACTTGAAGATGGTGTTCAGGAAAATAGATACATCAGCAGAAGATATAATTACGAAAGCCCGAGCTTTTACTAATGAATTTTTGGAAAACCATAGAGAAGCTGGTTATAGTAGAGAATCTTTGCATATTTCTTGGCACCCCCAGATTCGAACCTGGTCAAAATTATGTGGGCGGTGCAAGCCAAGGAAATCCCGGCCTGGTAGGTATTGGTGGTATTTGTAGAACACATTAGCACCAGCTTCTATTATGCTTCTTTGAAGGAATTGGACAAGCCTATGCTGGTGTGGCAAAAGCATCAACAATAAGAAAGGCTCTTTGTGTTGCGCTAGCTCGTGGTGTTGAAAAAATCTGTATAGAGAGCAACAACATCATGATTATAAATATTCCAAAGGTTCGTCACTCTTTGATACCTTGGAGAATAGCTCACATCATCTGGGATTGTTGACAGATGATTAGAGAATTTTTTGTAGTTAAATTTCAGCATACTCAACGAGAAGGGAGTTTTGTAGCCAACGCCCTTGCAGGTTTTGAAGCAACCTCCCaatcgtctttttttttttggatgtctGCTTTCGCTCTTTTATCCATCCATGGTTGTATTTTGACTCTTGTAATATTCCTTTCCTAGAGCActctctcattggccccgcGCAAGTAGGAGTCACGTTCTCCACTAGGGCTACAACAGGGTCAGATTGGActaggctttttaaaaccccaatccaACCCTGAGTCGCCTTGGTTgggcccaacccgacccgacccgaccctgactcagggcctggaaaatccaaccctgacctacCCTCAAGGTTGGGTTgtgctgaccctgattggccccgatcatggggagggggaagagagatgcATGAGCAAGCTGggtcggggagaaaattatcagttttaatataaaataacactatgataaaatatattatatcacttattatcttcatatatataataaaatttgtttaacagggttgggccgggctcaacccgaggcctcaaccttaacaggcctgaccctgactcagggttagaaattttcagccttgacctgccctcagggccagtttgggctcagggtgggccaaGGTGGGTTTAGGCCGACACGACCAAACTAGCATCCCTATTCCCCACACAGAGAATGCCCACcctaaaatctgtttttttgtaacggagaatgttctctgtgccacagcacaagctacgcccaggcacatgggcagcctgtgcaggaaGACTAGGTGATCATCACGCTTACCCTcatatgtctgggcgcagcctacgctgcggcacagagaacaacgcccctttTTGTTATTACTCAGTCTAAAATCTATTATCTAAGAAAATTGATGCACTTCCATGTGCCCGCTTGCTTAGACAACCCTTTCTCAAAATACTTATACCATGTAccaattaaatataaaatatacccaaatacccataccTAATGGGTCCCACGATGTCACAGACCGATACAGCTACTCATCCATTCTCCAGTTcgagtttcaactttcaattgcaaaaaaaataacaagaaatcaTTTTAAATGGCTCAGGTCGGTCCACGTGTCCAACCTTGGTCGCCAGCGACCTTATAGAGacagaaagagggagaagaagaaattagcagagatagagagatagacagATAGAGGCTGAGAAGTGTTGCACGTCCACTGGTAGAGactacagagagagagagagagagaaagaaagagagatatggGCAGCGACGAAGAGACCGGCGAGGGATACGCAGCGAGTTGGGGCATGACAGCGAAGCCGTGCGACTCATGTAAATCGGCGGCGGCACTCCTATTCTGCCGAGCGGACTCGGCCTTCCTCTGTATTGACTGTGATGCCAAGGTGCACGGAGCAAACAAGCTCGCGTCCCGTCACGAGCGCGTGTGGATGTGCGAGGTCTGCGAGCAAGCTCCAGCAAGCTTCACCTGCAAAGCCGATGCCGCTGCTCTATGTGTCACCTGTGACCGTGATATTCACTCGGCAAACCCACTCGCTCGCCGACACGAACGATTCCCAGTCGTGCCCTTCTTCGAACCCGCCGCGTCTGTCGTTAAATCCAACGCAGTTAACCTCCTCGTCCCCAACAAATCTAACGGCGACGATGACGATGACCTTAACGATGCCGATGGTGACGGAGAAGAAGCTGAAGCTGCTTCTTGGCTGTTaccgaaccctaacccaaatAAGCTCATCGAAGCTCAGGATTTGAAATCTGGAGATTATTTCTTCTCGGACATGGATACTTACCTGGATCTCGACTGCAATCCTCCTTCCATAGGGACTGATAGCGTAGTTCCTGTGCAAACAAAACCCCCTCCACCAAATCTCATCAACCCATCATCAGACAACTGCTACGACATCGATTTTGGCGGTCGATCCAAGCCTTGTTACAGCTACACCACTCTATCTCTTAGCCAGAGCGTAAATTCCAGATCTTCTCTGCCTACTGATTTGGATTGACTTAGTCTTTTTGTGTTTactgatttgggttttttgttgCTCTATTTTTCTTCAGGTCTCTTCGTCTGATGTTGGGGTAGTGCCTGATAATGGGAATTCGATGGCGGACATATCAAATCCGTTTGGGAAGCACGTGACAAGTTCAACTGATAATCAAGCATCGCAGCTTGCGGGTTTGGACAGGGAAGCGAGGGTTCTGAGgtacagagagaagaggaagaacaggaaGTTCGAAAAGACCATTAGGTATGCTTCAAGGAAAGCATACGCAGAGACAAGACCGAGGATCAAAGGCAGGTTTGCGAAACGAACGGATATTGAAGTTGAAGTCGATCGAATCTACAGCTCTGGTGCTGCTTTAATGACAGATACTGGTTACGGTATCGTCCCATCCTTCTGATTCATCAAGAAGAAGGctcttctgttttcttctcaGCTCTTCCGAACTCTTTTTCTAGGTAGTAATTAGACGAAAAGAGGGAGGGtaatgttttttttcccttgtttcctcagttgtttttgttgttctttCGTGTTTATCTGTAAATTAAGCTTGATCGGTGAAAATACAACCCGTCGATTTGCAGAAACTTTTTCTCTGTTTCACTACAGTAGCACTACAGTAGTTCAGTTTTCTCTTCCAAATTCGAGTATCTGTTTCTAAATCGCCA harbors:
- the LOC122658927 gene encoding zinc finger protein CONSTANS-LIKE 4-like, which encodes MGSDEETGEGYAASWGMTAKPCDSCKSAAALLFCRADSAFLCIDCDAKVHGANKLASRHERVWMCEVCEQAPASFTCKADAAALCVTCDRDIHSANPLARRHERFPVVPFFEPAASVVKSNAVNLLVPNKSNGDDDDDLNDADGDGEEAEAASWLLPNPNPNKLIEAQDLKSGDYFFSDMDTYLDLDCNPPSIGTDSVVPVQTKPPPPNLINPSSDNCYDIDFGGRSKPCYSYTTLSLSQSVSSSDVGVVPDNGNSMADISNPFGKHVTSSTDNQASQLAGLDREARVLRYREKRKNRKFEKTIRYASRKAYAETRPRIKGRFAKRTDIEVEVDRIYSSGAALMTDTGYGIVPSF